A portion of the Microlunatus phosphovorus NM-1 genome contains these proteins:
- a CDS encoding TIR domain-containing protein — protein MRVLRARQRGKIAPLVEALQATGIRLWMDVEDIRPATEWIHEIEAGITKARASWPYSRRVPRLRCMPTRTGVRP, from the coding sequence ATTCGTGTCCTACGCGCGAGACAACGGGGAAAGATTGCTCCGCTCGTTGAGGCGCTGCAGGCGACAGGCATCCGCTTGTGGATGGATGTCGAGGACATCCGTCCTGCTACGGAGTGGATTCACGAGATCGAGGCGGGCATCACGAAGGCACGGGCGTCCTGGCCCTACTCTCGCCGGGTACCTCGCCTCCGGTGCATGCCTACACGAACTGGAGTTCGCCCGTGA